The Chitinophagales bacterium genome has a window encoding:
- a CDS encoding DUF4249 domain-containing protein codes for MKQLRYIAIAALTGMTFASCTKVIDVNLDNTEPKIVIEANLADNTGPNVVKVTRTIDIDKDNNFPGVSGAIVTMKDDAGYEEVLKEKEAGVYITNTPGVQGRTYTLTVMIDGETYTAISKMPVKVPYDSLGQKEVMTFDGPQLFPTVYYRDPVGTGNYYRAIRYVNGIADGELYIESDEFIDGKHREAVLFNGQEKEELQPGDIVTVEMQCLDRQMYEYLLEREEADGSSESAAPSNPTGNISNKALGYFSAHTSEIKVLDLQ; via the coding sequence ATGAAACAACTGAGATATATAGCTATTGCAGCACTTACAGGTATGACATTCGCATCGTGCACGAAGGTGATAGATGTGAACCTGGATAATACAGAACCAAAGATCGTGATAGAAGCCAACCTGGCAGACAATACAGGCCCCAATGTAGTAAAGGTCACGAGGACCATTGATATCGACAAGGACAATAATTTCCCGGGAGTGTCCGGTGCCATCGTGACCATGAAGGATGACGCAGGCTATGAAGAAGTATTAAAAGAGAAAGAAGCCGGGGTATACATTACCAACACTCCGGGTGTGCAAGGCAGAACCTATACACTTACCGTTATGATAGATGGAGAGACATACACTGCCATAAGCAAGATGCCGGTGAAAGTACCTTACGACTCACTGGGCCAGAAAGAAGTTATGACCTTTGACGGCCCCCAGTTGTTTCCTACTGTCTATTACCGAGACCCTGTGGGCACAGGTAATTACTACCGTGCTATCAGGTATGTGAACGGCATAGCTGACGGAGAGTTATATATTGAGTCTGATGAATTTATTGATGGTAAACACAGGGAAGCCGTTCTTTTCAACGGGCAGGAAAAAGAAGAACTGCAACCCGGTGACATAGTAACCGTTGAAATGCAATGCCTGGACCGACAAATGTATGAGTACCTTTTGGAACGTGAAGAAGCTGACGGCAGCTCTGAATCCGCAGCACCATCCAACCCAACCGGAAATATTTCCAATAAAGCCCTGGGATACTTCAGCGCGCATACCTCTGAGATAAAGGTGCTGGATCTGCAATAA